In Halobaculum limi, one DNA window encodes the following:
- a CDS encoding DoxX family protein has product MRETFSAARSRLAGGLVSLVGLVLVATTVASAHVEYVTDGGERGDPVAFLVGALSDPLVVVALGGGGLAIIATMAAYLRLRPFPEDRRAIRRALAEYVDLLPWLLRLSIGLPMVGAGFAGYLFTPLLPATATTIPVRLFGVAVGFALLFGLATRFVATVTLLVYLALLPVYPQVFFAFEYAAGLLAIVLVGGGRPSADHVIAQMAANGRTAYSKVDPFYRRIAVPAAARIDPYRPFVPTVIRVGMGIVFVYLALAEKLLAPNRALAVVDQYGLSTLLPVPPELWVLGAAATELFLGVLLIIGFFTRASSAAAFVVFTTTLFGLADDPVLAHISLFGLVSALLVTGAGPLAVDSAVFRTPNQMGVPTTGRTAVRAVATGETEAGDGDR; this is encoded by the coding sequence ATGAGAGAGACGTTTTCAGCGGCCCGTTCACGGCTGGCGGGCGGCCTCGTCAGCCTCGTTGGCCTCGTCCTCGTGGCGACGACCGTCGCCTCGGCGCACGTGGAGTACGTCACGGACGGTGGGGAGCGTGGTGACCCGGTGGCGTTCCTGGTCGGAGCGCTCTCGGATCCGCTCGTCGTCGTCGCACTCGGCGGTGGCGGCCTCGCAATCATCGCGACGATGGCAGCGTATCTGCGTCTCCGTCCGTTCCCCGAGGACCGCCGTGCGATCAGACGTGCGCTCGCAGAGTACGTCGACCTCCTCCCGTGGCTGCTCAGACTGAGCATCGGCCTCCCGATGGTCGGCGCCGGGTTCGCGGGCTACCTGTTCACGCCGTTGCTACCGGCGACGGCGACGACAATTCCGGTCCGACTGTTCGGTGTCGCCGTCGGCTTCGCGCTGTTGTTCGGTCTCGCGACGCGGTTCGTCGCCACCGTCACGTTGCTCGTGTATCTCGCCTTGCTTCCGGTGTACCCGCAGGTGTTCTTCGCGTTCGAGTACGCCGCCGGACTGCTCGCTATCGTCCTCGTCGGTGGGGGGCGGCCCAGCGCCGACCACGTCATCGCGCAGATGGCCGCGAACGGACGGACAGCCTACTCGAAGGTCGACCCCTTCTACCGTCGTATCGCGGTCCCCGCGGCCGCACGAATCGACCCGTACCGCCCGTTCGTCCCGACGGTCATCCGGGTGGGGATGGGCATCGTGTTCGTCTACCTCGCACTCGCGGAGAAACTTCTCGCACCGAACCGAGCGCTCGCCGTCGTCGACCAGTACGGCCTGTCGACGCTGTTGCCGGTGCCGCCGGAGTTGTGGGTGCTCGGCGCGGCGGCGACCGAACTGTTCCTCGGCGTGTTGCTCATCATCGGCTTCTTCACTCGCGCCTCGTCCGCCGCGGCGTTCGTCGTGTTCACCACGACGCTGTTCGGACTCGCCGACGATCCGGTGTTGGCACACATCTCGCTGTTCGGGCTGGTATCGGCGCTGTTGGTCACCGGTGCGGGACCGCTGGCGGTCGACTCCGCGGTGTTCCGGACGCCCAACCAGATGGGCGTGCCGACGACCGGGCGAACCGCGGTGCGCGCGGTCGCGACTGGCGAGACGGAGGCAGGTGACGGCGACCGGTAG
- a CDS encoding NAD(P)/FAD-dependent oxidoreductase, with amino-acid sequence MQRVDVAIVGGGPGGSAAAHAAASHGADALVLEKGVPREDRERLGPDSTDAAGILDYWVDIMGIHPDEFPDGVLQDHLDRAEFIGPNEACTLRSTGIESSYDEFGYTMHRARFDDFLRDRAEEAGAEYRVKASVKDVETDLDAPGDDPRHVLSLASGDKIGTDFVVLADGPQRTVTNRVLDRFLPDGAKASERLASTTNNHIAYQEYRKFPQEVYDEVDGAIKFWWGVMPGHTAYPWVFPNAGRVCRVGLTMPIGMDLDEVEDREKYALIHEDDERVPSGKEYVRRLLEREWGDEYDIEEDFPVVEDAGKSKGTETYPISSTRPIESPVDAGVCVVGGAMGATSAFHEGGDHVAVRTGAIAGELAAAGDVSAYNDRWRDTIGDEVLRNVAMAELCRDYGPDDWDDTFRIGRKMLANEKGYRMFEQKFGAGWGATKLLLRYKWIKWQNRDGGYVQLTEDEYAY; translated from the coding sequence ATGCAACGAGTCGACGTCGCCATCGTCGGCGGGGGGCCGGGAGGGTCGGCCGCCGCACACGCCGCCGCCTCTCACGGGGCCGACGCTCTCGTCTTGGAGAAGGGCGTCCCCCGCGAGGATCGCGAGCGTCTCGGGCCGGACTCCACCGACGCTGCAGGTATCCTCGACTACTGGGTGGACATTATGGGTATCCACCCCGACGAGTTCCCCGACGGCGTCCTTCAAGACCACCTCGACCGCGCGGAGTTCATCGGCCCGAACGAGGCGTGTACCCTACGGTCGACCGGGATCGAGTCCAGTTACGACGAGTTCGGCTACACGATGCACCGCGCTCGTTTCGACGACTTCCTTCGCGACCGCGCGGAGGAGGCCGGCGCAGAGTACCGCGTGAAGGCGTCCGTGAAGGACGTGGAGACGGACCTCGATGCGCCGGGCGACGACCCGCGCCACGTCCTCTCGCTGGCCTCCGGCGACAAGATTGGCACCGACTTCGTCGTCCTCGCGGACGGGCCACAGCGGACGGTGACGAACCGCGTCCTCGACCGCTTCCTCCCCGACGGCGCGAAGGCGTCCGAGCGTCTGGCCTCGACGACGAACAACCACATCGCGTATCAGGAGTACCGAAAGTTCCCGCAGGAAGTGTACGACGAGGTCGACGGCGCTATCAAGTTCTGGTGGGGTGTGATGCCCGGCCACACGGCGTACCCGTGGGTGTTCCCGAACGCCGGCCGCGTCTGTCGCGTGGGGCTGACAATGCCTATCGGGATGGACTTAGACGAGGTCGAAGACCGCGAGAAGTACGCGCTCATCCACGAGGACGACGAGCGTGTTCCCTCGGGGAAAGAGTACGTCCGTCGCCTCCTCGAACGCGAGTGGGGCGACGAGTACGACATCGAGGAGGACTTCCCCGTCGTCGAAGACGCCGGGAAGTCGAAGGGGACGGAGACGTACCCCATCTCCTCGACGCGACCCATCGAGAGCCCCGTCGACGCCGGCGTCTGCGTCGTCGGCGGCGCGATGGGTGCGACCTCGGCGTTCCACGAGGGGGGTGACCACGTCGCCGTCCGCACGGGCGCAATCGCGGGTGAACTCGCCGCCGCCGGCGACGTGAGCGCGTACAACGACCGCTGGAGAGACACCATCGGCGACGAGGTGCTTCGCAACGTCGCGATGGCAGAGTTGTGCCGCGACTACGGCCCCGACGACTGGGACGACACCTTCCGCATCGGACGGAAGATGCTCGCGAACGAGAAGGGCTACCGGATGTTCGAACAGAAGTTCGGTGCGGGGTGGGGCGCGACGAAACTCCTCTTGCGCTACAAGTGGATCAAGTGGCAGAACCGCGACGGCGGCTACGTCCAGTTGACCGAAGACGAGTACGCGTACTGA
- a CDS encoding zinc-dependent metalloprotease, whose amino-acid sequence MDITRSVRAIVDAADAPDGVIDWDAVAEAAKGGCEPGDLRMDPAERAAFADDVRAARDGLRAASGVEFDLPDTVEIQHRHHWIDANVRTFERVLRPLEDHAGGVFPGVARSVNSGTMAVSLAFLARNVLGQYDPLLLAEADGDDHGLYFVRPNIQRAAVELDVGYPRFRRWIAFHEVAHAAEFGAAPWLPGYLEARMQRGVESLSDTSSLLNAGETTRESFAELNTAMTAVEGYAELLMDRAFDDEYDDLRAKLDARRQGGDPFTNLLKRLLGLGMKRRQYERGAEFFAAVADETDLQTASLVWERPENLPTDEELDAPADWIRRVA is encoded by the coding sequence ATGGATATCACTCGAAGCGTCCGCGCGATCGTCGACGCGGCGGACGCACCTGACGGCGTCATCGACTGGGACGCCGTCGCGGAGGCCGCGAAGGGCGGGTGTGAACCGGGCGACCTGCGGATGGACCCGGCCGAACGTGCGGCGTTCGCAGACGACGTTCGCGCCGCACGCGACGGCCTCCGCGCGGCCTCGGGCGTCGAGTTCGACCTGCCCGACACCGTCGAGATTCAGCACCGACACCACTGGATCGACGCCAACGTGCGCACCTTCGAGCGCGTGCTTCGGCCGCTGGAGGACCACGCTGGCGGCGTGTTCCCCGGGGTCGCTCGCTCGGTCAACTCCGGGACGATGGCGGTGTCGCTCGCGTTCCTCGCGCGCAACGTCCTCGGGCAGTACGATCCGCTGCTGCTCGCGGAGGCCGACGGCGACGACCACGGCCTGTACTTCGTTCGCCCGAACATCCAGCGCGCGGCCGTCGAACTCGACGTCGGCTACCCCCGCTTCCGTCGGTGGATCGCGTTCCACGAGGTCGCCCACGCTGCTGAGTTCGGGGCCGCGCCGTGGCTCCCCGGCTACCTCGAAGCGCGGATGCAACGCGGTGTGGAGTCGCTCTCCGATACCTCGTCGTTGCTGAACGCCGGGGAGACGACGCGGGAGTCGTTCGCGGAGTTGAACACCGCGATGACCGCGGTCGAAGGGTACGCCGAACTCCTGATGGATCGAGCGTTCGACGACGAGTACGACGACCTCCGCGCGAAACTCGACGCGCGGCGACAGGGCGGCGACCCGTTCACCAACCTCCTGAAGCGCTTGCTCGGACTGGGGATGAAGCGCCGCCAGTACGAACGCGGCGCGGAGTTCTTCGCCGCGGTCGCCGACGAGACCGACCTCCAGACGGCGTCGCTCGTGTGGGAGCGACCGGAGAACCTCCCGACCGACGAGGAGTTGGACGCGCCCGCCGACTGGATCCGACGGGTCGCCTGA
- a CDS encoding nuclear transport factor 2 family protein, which translates to MTPEETTRAYYDALRAGDPLAPFFVESPSTVKVGISERLVGYAEVARGLREQTRTTEDWHVESHDLQTVERDGGAAVADRVTMSWYDVEAFADREFETRWSGTLLPTDDGWAFAGLHVSAATEVDD; encoded by the coding sequence ATGACACCCGAGGAGACGACCCGGGCGTACTACGACGCCCTCCGCGCGGGCGACCCCCTCGCGCCGTTCTTCGTCGAGTCGCCGTCGACGGTGAAGGTCGGCATCAGCGAGCGACTCGTGGGCTACGCCGAGGTCGCACGCGGACTTCGCGAACAGACCCGGACGACCGAAGACTGGCACGTCGAGAGCCACGACCTCCAGACTGTCGAACGCGACGGCGGTGCGGCCGTCGCCGACCGCGTGACGATGTCGTGGTACGACGTCGAGGCGTTCGCCGACCGCGAGTTCGAGACACGCTGGAGCGGAACGCTCCTCCCGACCGACGACGGGTGGGCGTTCGCCGGGTTGCACGTCTCTGCGGCGACGGAGGTAGACGACTGA
- a CDS encoding RtcB family protein, producing the protein MTETPETREFDGIELRKVRKFVWEIPQTGEMNAPARVLASDALLEQIADDKTLQQLRNSTHLPGITKYAVCMPDGHQGYGFPVGGVGATDTTDGCISPGAVGYDINCGVRMIRTNLTYDDLQGKEEELVDSLFANVPSGLGGGGVVEDNVDTVEAILERGMEWALDEGYARESDLAHCEDEGRRPDARPEYVSQKAKDRGKNQIGSLGSGNHFLEVQRVTDVFDEDVAGSFGLEEDQIVVLIHCGSRGLGHQVCSDYLRKIEKRHGDLLARLPDKELAAAPAGSELAEEYYGAMCAAINFAWVNRQLITHRTRRVFERVFRADSEELGMELLYDVAHNIAKKEVHEVGVDDNGVAVAEEDAVDHEERELYVHRKGATRAFPAGREEVPSAYRDVGQPVIIPGSMGAGSYVLVGGDESLAETFGSTAHGAGRTMSRTAAKQEYWGETVQDELRDQQHIYVKAQSGATVAEEAPGVYKDVDEVVRVSDALGIGDKVARTFPVCNIKG; encoded by the coding sequence ATGACTGAGACGCCCGAGACGCGCGAGTTCGACGGGATCGAACTCCGGAAGGTGCGGAAGTTCGTCTGGGAGATTCCACAGACCGGCGAAATGAACGCCCCCGCGCGAGTGCTCGCGAGCGACGCCTTACTCGAACAGATCGCCGACGACAAGACGCTCCAGCAACTGCGAAACTCGACACATCTCCCGGGGATCACGAAGTACGCCGTCTGTATGCCCGACGGCCACCAGGGGTATGGCTTCCCGGTCGGCGGTGTCGGCGCGACCGACACGACCGACGGCTGCATCTCTCCGGGTGCGGTTGGCTACGACATCAACTGCGGCGTCCGGATGATCCGGACGAACCTCACCTACGACGACCTGCAGGGGAAGGAGGAAGAACTCGTGGACAGCCTGTTCGCGAACGTCCCCTCGGGGTTGGGCGGCGGCGGCGTCGTCGAGGACAACGTCGACACCGTCGAGGCCATCCTCGAACGCGGGATGGAGTGGGCACTCGACGAGGGGTACGCCCGCGAGAGCGACCTCGCCCACTGTGAAGACGAAGGTCGCAGACCAGACGCGCGCCCCGAATACGTCTCACAGAAGGCGAAAGACCGCGGCAAGAACCAGATCGGGAGCCTCGGCTCTGGCAACCACTTCCTCGAAGTCCAGCGGGTGACCGACGTGTTCGACGAGGACGTGGCGGGGTCGTTCGGTCTGGAAGAAGACCAGATCGTGGTCCTGATCCACTGTGGCTCGCGCGGTCTCGGTCACCAGGTGTGTTCGGACTACCTCCGGAAGATCGAGAAGCGCCACGGCGACCTCCTCGCTCGTCTCCCCGACAAAGAACTCGCGGCCGCGCCCGCTGGCTCGGAGTTGGCCGAGGAGTACTACGGCGCGATGTGCGCGGCCATCAACTTCGCGTGGGTGAATCGCCAACTCATCACTCACCGAACCCGCCGCGTCTTCGAGCGGGTGTTCCGCGCCGACAGCGAGGAGTTGGGGATGGAACTGCTGTACGACGTGGCGCACAACATCGCGAAGAAGGAGGTCCACGAAGTCGGCGTCGACGACAACGGCGTCGCCGTCGCCGAGGAAGACGCCGTCGACCACGAGGAGCGCGAACTGTACGTCCATCGGAAGGGTGCGACGCGGGCGTTCCCCGCTGGACGCGAGGAAGTGCCGTCCGCCTACCGCGACGTGGGACAGCCAGTCATCATCCCCGGCAGTATGGGTGCGGGCAGTTACGTGCTCGTCGGCGGCGACGAGTCGCTAGCGGAGACGTTCGGGTCGACCGCTCACGGCGCTGGCCGGACGATGAGTCGCACCGCCGCGAAACAGGAGTACTGGGGCGAGACGGTGCAGGACGAACTCCGCGACCAACAGCACATCTACGTGAAAGCACAGTCGGGCGCGACCGTCGCAGAGGAGGCTCCCGGCGTCTACAAGGACGTCGACGAAGTCGTCCGCGTGAGCGACGCACTCGGCATCGGCGACAAAGTCGCGCGCACCTTCCCGGTGTGCAACATCAAGGGCTGA